From the genome of Portunus trituberculatus isolate SZX2019 chromosome 5, ASM1759143v1, whole genome shotgun sequence:
tttctctttctctctctctctcctcttctctccacctgtccttgctctctttctctctctccatcgttcCCTGCAGTGGAAGAagcttttcctccaccttttccctcccctccctccctccttccctccagcggTACATGGaggagtttttccttttttttctctctcccttcctgacgTAACTCTacctttcttactcttcttcttcttcttcttcttcttcttcttcttcttcttcttcttcgttttttcttctttttcttcttcgtcgtctttttttcttctttttcttcttcttcttcttcttcttcttcttcttcttttcttttcttttcttcttcttcttcttcttcttcttcttcttcttcttcttcttcttcttcttcttcttcttcttcttcttcttcttcttcttctcttcctcttcctcttctccctaatctatgtaatttctttcctctctcctctctctcctctcctctctcctctcctctcctctcctctcctctcctcttctcttctctctctctctctcctcttctctcctcttctcttcctcttccttcctctccctcacctcctcctcaccactctctctctctcctcagatgAAGGGGCTAATTCTAACACGGAGGGCGTGGCGAAGGGCGTGTCCAGCCTCTACATACACGTGGGCGTTGCTGCTCGGGGTGTGGGCGGCGTGGGGTGCGGGGGAGGTGCACGCCgccccccacccacacccagacTCACCAGACTCTCCCGAGACCCCCGAGGTAGCCCCCCCGCCCCCCCAACAAGGGTCTTCGTCGCCTTCGTCAGGTAACGCCCTCGGTATGCTGTTGCTGCCTCCCCGCACCCCCATAGgtaaggatgagggagagggagagggagaggggagagggagagaggggggtgagAGGGATGGGAAGGTCATTAGTGGGgtgggagaggtgtgtgtgtgtgtgtgtgtgtgtgtgtgtgtgtgtgtgtgtgtgtgtgtgtgtgtgagagaggacaTTTGTTCCACCGTGTCTTCCACCTGCGACGCCACCtcatctctaccaccaccaccaccacctccacgactactactcctaccaccaccaccaccaccaccaccaccaccaccaccaccaccaccactactactactactactactattactactgtcatcaccatagagaaataataatgccgatagtagtagtaatagtgttatagtagtagttgtagcagtagtagtagtagtagtagtagtagtagtagtagtagtagtagtagtagtagtagtagtagtagtagtagtggaatttCATGGATAGTATATATGAATATTATGACAAAAAATTATTGGACaggtgtagaagagagagagagagagagagagagagagagagagagagagagagagagagagagagaatagtgagtCATTTCATGTAGCAGATGGTGAAatgagagggtgtgtgtggttgttgtggcgctggtgatgataatggtgatggcaacttacaccaccaccaccaccaccaccaccaccaccaccaccaccaccaccaccaccaccaccaccaccaccaccaccaccacctaacctcCCATTCATACACCCTTTACGTAAACAATTGGCGTGAGATAACACAGGTAAAGGcttgattagattagattaaggttaagttaggtcaagttaggttaggttaggttaagttaggtcaagttaggttaggttaggttaagttaggtagctgtaggagaggttaggttaggttaagttaggttaggttaggttaggttaggttaggttaggttaggttaggttaggttaggttaggtcaggttaagttaggttaggttaggtcaggtcaagttaggttaggttaggttaggttaggttaggtcaagttaggttaggttaggttaggttaggttaggttaggttaggtcaagttaggttaggttagttagctGTAGgagagagttaggttaggttaggttaggttaggttaggttaggttaggttaggtcaagttaggttaggttagttagctGTAGGAGAGAGTTAAACCaaataatagatgaatagatagaaaaaaagataaatagaacgAAAAGCTAAGCCATTTGTGTATGACTGAAGATTTAGTACATCAggagacggggagggagggagatggggggaggggaggccgTGGtgttgatgaaggaagaagagggagaagaggaagaggaagaggaggaaaaggtgttgatataagaagagaaatgaagatgaggGGGTTTAAATGgacagtgtttgtgtgttgtatgttgtaaagtagtaatgaaggaggaggaggaggaggaagaggaagaggaggaggaagaagaagaggaagaagaggtgtcgatataagagagatgagaggtagtgtttttaaagtgagtgttgttatattgtgtgttgtattgatgaaggaggaggaggtggaagaggaggaagaggaggaggaagaagaagaggaggaagaggaataggtttcaaaataaaaagaaaaacgagaaatgcTGTTTGAAAGGGACAGTGCTGGTGTGTTGGGTGTTTTAAAAtagtaatgaaggaggaggaggaggaggaagaggaagaggaagaggaagaggaggagatggaagaggaagaggtgtcaatataagaaaaatgagaggtgCTGTTTTAAAAGTGACAGTGCTGGTGTGTTGCTTGTAAAgtagggatgaaggaagaagaggaagaagaggaggaagaggaagaagaagaggaagaggaaaaataggtgaATATTAAACCGCCTTTTGAACTTCTTTACTTTCAtcagattttcttctttttttatgtaagagggaaaactaacaaggacaaaaaaacaaaaaaaaatcagaaaaatgcCACTTGAACTGCAGTCtccagaaaacaataaaaaaattcagGCAAAATTCAGGTACAAATTTCTCGATACCACTCTTAAAaggaggttaggtcaggtcaggtcaaggtcaggtcaggtcaaatcaggtcaggttaggttaggttaggtcaaggttaggtcaaggtcaggttaggttaggtcaggtcaggtcaaggtcaagtcaggtcaggttaggtcaggtcaggtcaggtcaggtcaggtcaggtcaggtcaaggtcAAGTCAGGTCAAGTCAAGGTCAGGTTAAGGTCAAGGTtatgtcaggtcaggtcaggttaggttaggttaggttaggttattctATCACCCCTCTGTGCTACACCTCTATTCCTAGGAGTGagtgtgaaggagtgagggagtgagtgtgaaggagtgagggagtgagtgtgaaGGGGGGGTCAGGTGAGGTGGATATGTGGAGTGCGTGTGTCCTGTTTTATTGTGGCATGATGGGTAAGATGGAGaagtggtgtgtgatggtgtagtgattgtgtgtggtgtggtgtggtgttgtgtggaagGTAGGTTTAGTTAGATGGTGTTAGtttagaggtggaggaaaatgtgtggtgttgtgtggtggtgtagtgattgtgtgtcgtgtggtgtggtgttgtgtgaaaGGTAGGTTTAGTTAGATGGTGTTAGtttagaggtggaggaaaaggtatggtgtggtgtggtgtgtgtggtgttgtgtggtgttcctaaggtaggttagcttaggtgGTGTTAGGTTatgtgtggtggaggtgtgagAAGTGCATGTGATGAATCgagtggtgttgtgtgatgtgtggtgttgtgtggtgttgcgttATGTTATGTGGTGTTCCAAAAGTAGTTTAAATTatgtggtgtttttttaatgGAGGAGGGTGTGGGAAGTGCATGTGATTTAccaagtggtgtggtgtgttatgtggtgttgtgtggtgtggtgtggtgttgtgtcgTGTTGTAATTGTGTTtccggcagtggtggtggctggggggCGAGGCAGCACCGCGGAGGACATCATGAACATATACCTGCCTGTTATTATGGCTGAGATGAAGGCGCCGGTGTCCACGAGAGGTGAGGCTCAACACCACTACACACTCACTCGCAACACAACAATGAACTCGCAACTCAAACTCAACTCACAGCAAACACCACTACACACTCACAGTTATaactcacaacacaacaaactcaCTCACAACACAGCATCATAAACTCAACTTAACACAACTAAGaactcacaacacaacaactcacaacacaacacaacaacacaacacacacaacaacacaacaaacaaacacaacacacacacacaacaacaacacaacacactcacaacacaacaacaacaacaaacacacaacacacaacacacaacacaacaaacacaacacacacacacactcacaacaaacacaacacacaacacactcacaacacaacacacaacacaacacacacacaacacacacacaacacaacacacaacacaacacaacacaacacacacaacacaacacaacacaacacaacacaacacaacacacaaacacacaacacaacacaacacaacacaacacacaacaacacaacacaacacaacacaacacaacacaacacaacacactcacaacacaacaaactcacaacaaacacactcacaacacacacacaacacaacattgaACAATacttgtttagttttgtttatctatctatttatctgtctgtctgtctgtctgtatgtatgtctctttgtctatctgtctgtgtgtgtctgtctgtctgtttgtgcctgtgtctatatctatttatttatttatttatttatttatttacctgcatctcctatcctccttctttctttttccttcctcttccttctcttccttcttccttgagagtgaaatgagaaaaaagaagaaaattaataaaaacaagaatggatagaaatagtgaaagtgttttaaaagagagagagagagagagagagagagagagagagagagagagagagagagagatgtatgcgCATATATAAACATGTAAAAAAGAACTTACATAGTGACTGTACTGTGACATCATTCACAGGTGTGCGATGCTAACAAGGatatttgcatgtgtgtgtgtgtgtgtgtgtgtgtgtgtgtgtgtgtgtgtgtgtgtgtgtgtgtgtgtgtgtgtgtgtgtgtgtgtgtgtgtttgcttgcgtgtgtgtgtgtgttcgcgcacAGGTGTGTATATCTGAATGTATGTAGATTTTATGTATTAGTTATGTTAATGTATCTGtgtctgattgtgtgtgtgtgtgtgtgtgtgtgtgtgtgtgtgtgtgtgtgtgtgtgtgtgtgtgtgttacagttaTACGTGTCTGTAtcgatttatctatctatatgtattcgtatagctgtaagtccttctgtctgtctgtctgtgtgcgtctatcagtaacacacacacacacacacacacacacacacacacacctaaaccaTACGtacatgtctgtctgtatgtctgtctgtagtatacccaacccaagccaacctaacctaacctaacccaaccttaacccaacccaacccaacccagcctaacctaacatgtTCTGACGCGTCCCACAGACCCGTCCATCATCAGAGTAGCGGGGTGCAGGCCAGGATTTAACGAGGACCCCCTGGGAGCCTGCCGCCCTGTGTTCGTGCCCCGGGCTTACCTCCCCCGCACTTCACGCCCCAACaggtgagcaggaggaggaggaggaggaggaggaggaggaggaggaggagacagttatatatatgtaactagtagtggaagagaggtgagaggaagaggagtaggaaaaagtagtgaaagagagaggagaaggagaggaggaggaggaggaggaggaggaggaggaggaggaggaggaggaggaggaggaggacgatgacagatgtatatatatgtaacttgtagaagagaggtgagagaaagataaggaagaggtagtgagagagaggaggaggaggagcaggaggaggaggaggaggaggaggaggaggaggaggaggaggaggaggagatgtatgtattatttgttttcctgtttgatTCTGTTTTATTGgagttttgttttcatctttgtttGTTTGGATTAAGTTTTGTTCCATTTTCGTGTTTTCAATATATGTTTGAGTTTTGTATAATActaagaattctctctctctctctctctctctctctctctctctctctctctctctctctctctctctctctctctctctctctctctctctctctctctctctctctctctctctcacaccaatcTCACTCACCAATctattccttcaccaccaccacaaacaccacaacaaccacaaacaccacaaccaccaccaccaccaccacaaccaccaggcAGACCAACATCGCCAGCCTCCTCCCAGTAAGACCCCGGCCAAGAGTCCCACGGCCCCAGCCACAGACCCAGCGGGACCTCATACGCCAGTTCAACACCTCTAGGAGAAGACAGACGTGGTTTGGCCGCAGTCTGTCTCCTTCCCCGTCCCCTGTGGAGGATTCTCAGGACGTGCTATCAGGAAGGAGTCTGTTGCAGGAAGTTGAGAGTGCTGATAGTGGTGTTAGTGCTGATGACAGTGCTAGTTTGGATGTTAGTATGGATGTTCACACCACTACGCCTGATTCCACGACGGAGTGTGATGAttaggtgtgtctgtgtgtctgtgtgttggtgtgagggaaagagagagagagagagagggagaggagtgaggttTTTGAGTGAGAGGTTCAGATTTATATTGCtctcttttagtgtgtgtgtgtgtgtgtgtgtgtgtgtgtgtgtgtgtgtgtgtgtgtgtgtgtgtgtgtgtgtgtgtgagagagagagaaagtaagacaaaaaaacaaattccttttttttgtttgtttgtttgtgtgagagGAAGACATTTAAATTCTTATCCTTATTGTTCATTTGTGTTTAGAGGTCATGAAAGGGGTAATATTAGAAACTGACAGGGGAACAGAGGCCAtggaacacacagagagagagagagagagagagagagagagagagagagagagagagagagagagagagagagagagagagagagagagagaggtgatgatgataatggtgatgaaacaGTTACCAAGCAGAGACGATGTTACCAAAtgactcagtgtgtgtgtgtgtatgtatgtatatgtatgagagagagagagagagagagagagagagagagagagagagagagaggcaaacgaAGAAGCTCTCATAcatgatttttatatttttctactttctataCATAATATTAGCGTTCCTGTATAATCACGTCGAAGTATACATGTCATTCatctcatacataaaaaaaaaataagaatacgtAAAACGATCTTCATAATGCTAAGTTGaataaattaaccccttcagtaccatgacgcgttttcaaattcattctggtgactatttggtgatgtgatacagcttcagaaactcatgtggggggggagggggtttgaaatagtgaagactgtggccattaatcttctgccctccataaactcttcctaatatcaataaaatggtgataTCGTAACGAAATTTGTCCTAAAATGccaaaactatcttaaaatgccctaaaaaacatatcaaactgtcttaagatgccaccaaaacataccaaacttcttaaaatgccccaaaatATACCAAATTGTCTTAATGTGACCCCCAAAatgtgccaaactgtcttaaaatgcacCCTAAATTATACCAaagtgtcttaaaatgccctaaaaaacatgaatctccatattcattctggtgactatttggtgattttatacagcttcagaaactcatgtggggattaaaatagtgaagactgtggccattaatcttctgccctccatagaccttcctaatgtcaataaaatggtgataTCGTAgccaaaatgtcttaaaatgccctaaaaacgtaccagactgtcttaaatgccctaaaaacataccaaactgtcttaaaatgccctaaaaacataccaaactgtcttaaaatgccctaaaaacttaccaaactgtcttcaaatgcCCTAAAAACTTACCAAAGTGTCTtcaaatgccctaaaaacataccaaactgtcttaaaatgccctgaaaacataccaaactgtcttaaaatgccctaaaaacataccaaactgtcttaaaatgccctaaaaaacatgagtctccatattcattttggtgactatttggtgattttatacagcttcagaaactcatgtggggattaaaatagtgaagactgtggccattaatcttctgcccttgctaatgtcaatagatagaaagaggaaatgactgactgagtaaaggagagaaggaagcagatcagttgaaaatatgtatataaaaaagaaaaacaggtaaTATACGTatggttgaaaaaaaagactgcaaaaggaaatgactgattgactgactggttgactgactgactgattgaaaaAACCGAAaaatcaaaaaaagaaaacggaaatgaagaaaatgccgCATAAAACTCAGTgtcaaaaatgcgtcccggcactgaaggggttaaggaattTGTTTTTTCAGAATTGCCAAACTAAAAtgtcgtgtttttattttttatttttttatatttgaagaaaacgagagtacaaaaaaaaaaaatgtcccaaTTCGTTAATACAGTAAAAAACAACATTTGACATTCACAACTCAACGAAAAAGGATGTTATTttagagacaaagaaaacggaattgttaaaaaaaagagatatataatttagagacaaagaaaacggaaggttaaaaaaaaaaaagagatattttagagacaaagaaaacggaaggttaaaaaaaaaaagatatatttttagagacaaagaaaacggaaggttagaaaaaaaagaagatatattttagagacaaagaaaacggaaggttaaaaaaataaaaaagagatattttagacaaagaaaacggaattgttaaaaaaagagagatataatttagagacaaagaaaacggaatgtcCTCCCAAAAAATGATGTTATTTtatagagacaaagaaaacggaaggtcCAAAAAAACGGAAGGTCCAAAAAAGATATTttatagagagaaaaacaaaacaaaaaacaaaaacaaacacggaaggtccaaagaaaacggaagattaaaaaaaagatgtaatttttttagagacaaagaaaacggaaggtcCAAAGAAAACGGACGGtccaaaaaaaaagatggtatttttagagacaaagaaaacggaaagaaaaaaaaaagatgtaattttatatagaaagaaaacggaagttccaaagaaaacggaaagtcCCTCAAAAAAGATGTTATTttatagaaacaaagaaaacgggaggttaaaaaaaagatagcatTTTAtacgcaaagaaaacgggaggtcccaaaaaaagaaaacgggaatgaaTAAACCAAATAAACATCGctgtaataataatcacaaaaatGAACTTGAGTTTTCATCACAATTAcgtaaaaaaaagggttaaaaaatcaagacaaaataacaaacaagtaaaacatCATCATTTCTCAATCACGA
Proteins encoded in this window:
- the LOC123515399 gene encoding uncharacterized protein LOC123515399, producing MKGLILTRRAWRRACPASTYTWALLLGVWAAWGAGEVHAAPHPHPDSPDSPETPEVAPPPPQQGSSSPSSGNALGMLLLPPRTPIVVVAGGRGSTAEDIMNIYLPVIMAEMKAPVSTRDPSIIRVAGCRPGFNEDPLGACRPVFVPRAYLPRTSRPNRQTNIASLLPVRPRPRVPRPQPQTQRDLIRQFNTSRRRQTWFGRSLSPSPSPVEDSQDVLSGRSLLQEVESADSGVSADDSASLDVSMDVHTTTPDSTTECDD